A window of the Lactuca sativa cultivar Salinas chromosome 7, Lsat_Salinas_v11, whole genome shotgun sequence genome harbors these coding sequences:
- the LOC122195195 gene encoding ER lumen protein-retaining receptor A-like, producing MVGRQAIAQGSTVEFAEALFRYTAPEEIKFVVAAKEHVVGRYNTGPKLGEMILMFMICWAFSIYLEAVAILPQLVLLQRRGNIDNLTGQYVFFRGAYRALYILNWICRYLTQPHFNEWISCFSGLIQTTLYADFFYYYFIRYTTSITILSVLSFTLSIIIITHAS from the exons ATGGTCGGGCGGCAGGCAATTGCCCAGGGTAGTACTGTGGAATTTGCTGAAGCTCTCTTTCGATATACTGCTCCAGAAGAG ATTAAA ttTGTTGTTGCAGCTAAGGAGCATGTGGTTGGAAGGTACAACACTGGCCCAAAGCTAGGGGAAATGATCTTGATGTTCATG ATATGTTGGGCATTTTCTATCTATTTGGAAGCTGTTGCTATTCTCCCACAGTTGGTTCTGCTGCAGCGAAGGGGAAATATTGACAATTTGACCGGTCAATATGTTTTCTTTCGTGG GGCATACCGTGCATTGTATATTCTCAACTGGATTTGTCGGTATCTCACACAGCCCCATTTCAATGAATGGATAT CCTGTTTCTCTGGCTTAATACAAACAACTCTTTATGCTGATTTCTTCTACTATTACTTCATAAGGTACACAACCTCCATTACCATTCTTTCTGTTCTGTCTTTTACTTTAAGCATAATCATAATAACACATGCTTCATGA